The Candidatus Woesearchaeota archaeon genome contains a region encoding:
- the dph5 gene encoding diphthine synthase — translation MTLYLIGLGLYDENDISVRGRAIIKKCQHLYLEHYTSLLSCPVEKLEQVYGKSVKVANREMVEHHSRETILADAQKMDTAFLVVGDPLAATTHMSLYLEATAMGIPCIIVHNASVLTAVGITGLQIYKFGKVTSIPFSHEQVETPLRVLKDNLSLGLHTLFLLDLNLEEKKFVTISDALTYILKQSSILKTGQKKIFTKQTKSIGCARLGSDHPTIVYGTREELSTAPFGQPPYCLIVPGKLHFMEEEALELWKPKAIK, via the coding sequence ATGACCCTGTATTTGATTGGACTCGGCTTGTATGATGAAAACGATATTTCGGTACGTGGAAGAGCAATCATCAAAAAATGTCAGCACCTATACCTTGAGCATTACACTTCGCTGTTGAGCTGTCCAGTGGAAAAACTTGAGCAGGTTTATGGAAAATCCGTTAAAGTGGCTAACCGAGAGATGGTTGAGCACCACAGTAGAGAAACGATTCTTGCCGATGCCCAAAAAATGGACACAGCCTTTTTAGTGGTTGGTGATCCATTGGCTGCCACAACCCATATGAGCTTATATCTTGAAGCAACAGCAATGGGTATTCCCTGCATTATTGTCCATAATGCATCGGTGCTTACTGCCGTAGGGATAACTGGGTTGCAGATCTATAAATTTGGTAAGGTAACAAGCATTCCCTTTTCGCACGAACAGGTCGAAACTCCGCTGAGAGTACTCAAGGACAACCTTTCCCTCGGACTACATACGCTATTCTTACTTGATCTTAATCTTGAGGAGAAGAAATTTGTTACCATCAGTGACGCACTTACGTATATCCTGAAACAGAGCTCAATCCTCAAAACAGGACAGAAAAAGATCTTTACCAAACAAACCAAAAGTATCGGATGCGCTCGGCTTGGCTCAGATCATCCAACAATTGTCTATGGAACTAGGGAAGAACTTTCCACTGCACCATTTGGACAGCCTCCCTATTGTTTGATTGTCCCTGGAAAACTCCATTTTATGGAAGAAGAAGCTCTTGAGCTCTGGAAGCCAAAAGCAATAAAGTAA
- a CDS encoding aminotransferase class IV: protein MATYTEQTAHQEDRTLVYHQCSRLDGLFTRKELRERGHVPQHDTNALHYSGGWFEGIATENTPEYVVFPTLHANAQRAVQSAEFLFMTPPPANRARLIYDWVREQHGEAYHEMLAAQEHEKGQRSYTLQPLKPWDEGTLIFRDFTPDFVERKVIETVAANFRKGLITNNPGDRWYVRPLAYRDMPLDKDGHPVPHMGVASLDCDVIFEMSVRNVSQYTSDTPAFVLFRLPPLLRPKKARAFQARMGDSLYELCQGHDNLNGSRKVSANYTLLARMKNMAKLNGFEDGLYVDPSPDQNLGEGGGMNVYLLLLDEEGSPFLKTPSTELQHILPGTKRALFLEQARRLGVRVIDDQNVPSHDIRHARSMLTSGSWARVNPVGYLADFPTGEYTRLDGFVSEEALYLARQNKALLQLGEVDSRIKHLQGEPHLTVVSLDELVKIA, encoded by the coding sequence ATGGCTACATACACTGAGCAGACTGCGCACCAAGAAGATCGTACGTTAGTTTACCACCAATGTTCACGGCTTGATGGTCTTTTTACTCGTAAAGAACTTCGTGAAAGGGGTCATGTTCCGCAACATGACACCAACGCACTGCATTACAGTGGCGGATGGTTCGAGGGCATTGCAACCGAAAACACCCCAGAGTATGTTGTTTTTCCCACCCTTCATGCAAATGCACAACGTGCAGTCCAGTCAGCAGAATTTCTTTTCATGACTCCACCACCAGCAAATCGTGCTAGGCTTATTTATGATTGGGTTCGTGAACAACATGGTGAGGCTTATCACGAAATGCTTGCAGCACAAGAACATGAAAAAGGTCAGCGTTCCTATACTTTACAGCCCCTGAAACCTTGGGATGAAGGAACTCTTATCTTTCGCGACTTTACTCCTGACTTTGTTGAACGAAAAGTAATTGAAACCGTTGCAGCCAATTTCAGGAAGGGATTAATCACCAATAATCCAGGAGACCGATGGTATGTTCGACCTCTTGCCTATCGTGATATGCCCTTGGATAAGGATGGTCATCCTGTTCCCCACATGGGTGTTGCAAGCCTTGATTGCGATGTTATCTTTGAAATGAGCGTACGAAATGTTAGCCAGTATACGAGTGATACACCAGCATTTGTCTTGTTTCGTTTGCCTCCTTTGCTGAGACCAAAAAAAGCAAGAGCGTTTCAGGCACGGATGGGTGATTCCCTCTATGAACTCTGCCAGGGACATGACAATCTCAACGGCTCTCGGAAGGTCAGTGCAAACTATACCTTACTGGCAAGGATGAAAAACATGGCAAAACTGAATGGATTTGAAGATGGCTTATATGTCGATCCATCCCCAGATCAAAATTTAGGTGAGGGGGGAGGCATGAATGTCTACCTACTATTACTCGATGAAGAAGGTAGCCCTTTCCTCAAAACTCCTTCCACCGAGCTCCAGCATATCCTTCCAGGGACAAAGCGAGCGCTGTTTTTAGAACAAGCACGACGTCTTGGTGTTAGGGTTATTGATGATCAAAACGTTCCTAGTCACGACATTCGTCATGCACGAAGTATGCTCACCTCTGGTAGTTGGGCACGGGTGAATCCTGTGGGTTATCTTGCTGATTTTCCTACCGGAGAATACACTCGCCTTGATGGTTTTGTCAGCGAGGAAGCATTATATTTAGCGCGACAGAATAAAGCTCTTCTCCAACTTGGTGAGGTTGATTCACGTATTAAGCATCTTCAAGGAGAACCTCATCTGACGGTTGTTTCTCTCGATGAGCTTGTGAAAATAGCATAA